In one Silene latifolia isolate original U9 population chromosome 10, ASM4854445v1, whole genome shotgun sequence genomic region, the following are encoded:
- the LOC141604939 gene encoding pentatricopeptide repeat-containing protein At1g05600, with translation MVVRWPRLLNPTQLSQIIRQQKNPLTALEIFNEAKRKFPDYRHNGAVYATMISILGSSNRFYEMKQVIEVMKSDSCECKDSVFAGIFKMYAKAGMLNDAVSLYKSLPEFNCVNWTSSFNTLLQIMLKESKLEDFHRLLMEQSHGWAIKSRMGSLNMLMEALCQINRSDLASEVFQEMNHYCCFPNRESYKILMRGLCREGRLDEATHLLYAMLWRISQKGCGEDIVIYRTLLDSLVENGQVNEAIEVLGKVLRKGLRAPKSRRKIADLDQLRDIDDIKCAKLLINEALVKGAVPSSASYSSMAVDLYVEGKISEANKVLDEMRKRGFQPSLRLFEAKVTALCKDGRVDEAGMVIKDEMLKRDCVPDSRVYSVVVKGFCSNGKSDSAIRFLEMMDKQKGAAPDKETLSVMVDGLCRDGKFEEASKVMEKMLSKSYWPRAETFNVLIRGLCSTGRVYEATVWLEEMISQAKPPDSSMWSALVASVCCSEPQIRYQVEVVDLLRKC, from the coding sequence ATGGTTGTTAGGTGGCCAAGGCTTCTTAATCCCACTCAGCTCTCGCAGATCATTAGACAGCAGAAAAACCCGCTGACTGCTTTAGAAATCTTCaatgaagccaaaagaaaatttccTGATTATCGGCATAATGGCGCTGTTTATGCCACTATGATCAGCATACTTGGCAGTTCTAATCGGTTTTATGAGATGAAGCAAGTAATTGAGGTAATGAAGTCAGATTCATGTGAGTGCAAAGATTCGGTATTTGCAGGTATTTTTAAGATGTATGCAAAGGCGGGGATGCTGAATGATGCTGTGTCTTTATACAAAAGCTTACCTGAATTTAATTGCGTAAATTGGACATCATCATTCAATACCCTTTTACAAATAATGCTAAAAGAGTCGAAACTTGAAGATTTCCATCGTCTCTTAATGGAACAATCTCATGGCTGGGCAATCAAGTCTAGAATGGGCTCTCTAAATATGCTAATGGAGGCTCTATGTCAGATTAACCGCTCCGACTTAGCATCAGAGGTTTTCCAGGAGATGAACCATTACTGTTGTTTTCCCAATagagaaagttataaaattttAATGAGGGGTTTGTGTCGAGAAGGTAGGTTAGACGAGGCTACTCATTTGTTGTATGCGATGTTGTGGAGGATTTCTCAGAAAGGTTGCGGGGAAGACATTGTAATATATAGAACTCTTCTTGATAGCTTGGTTGAGAATGGGCAGGTTAACGAGGCCATAGAAGTTCTCGGGAAAGTTTTGAGGAAAGGCCTCAGAGCTCCCAAGAGCCGTCGCAAAATTGCAGATCTTGACCAACTCCGTGATATTGATGACATAAAATGTGCGAAACTCTTGATTAACGAAGCACTTGTTAAAGGTGCCGTCCCAAGTTCAGCTAGTTATAGTTCCATGGCAGTTGATCTCTACGTGGAAGGTAAAATAAGCGAGGCCAATAAAGTACTCGATGAAATGCGAAAACGTGGTTTTCAACCTTCACTAAGATTATTTGAAGCGAAGGTGACAGCATTGTGCAAGGATGGTCGAGTTGATGAAGCTGGGATGGTTATAAAGGACGAAATGCTAAAAAGGGACTGTGTTCCAGATTCTCGAGTCTATAGCGTTGTTGTGAAGGGATTTTGCAGTAATGGTAAATCTGATTCAGCCATCAGGTTTCTCGAAATGATGGATAAGCAAAAAGGCGCTGCACCCGACAAAGAGACACTCAGTGTTATGGTAGACGGGTTATGTCGAGATGGAAAATTTGAAGAAGCAAGCAAGGTAATGGAAAAGATGTTGAGCAAGTCGTATTGGCCAAGAGCGGAAACCTTCAATGTTCTTATTAGAGGTCTTTGCTCGACAGGTAGGGTTTACGAGGCTACTGTGTGGTTGGAAGAGATGATAAGTCAAGCAAAACCACCTGATTCTTCGATGTGGAGCGCATTAGTGGCTTCGGTTTGTTGTAGTGAGCCACAGATTCGTTACCAAGTCGAGGTCGTGGATTTGCTGAGAAAATGTTGA